A stretch of Mya arenaria isolate MELC-2E11 chromosome 14, ASM2691426v1 DNA encodes these proteins:
- the LOC128217085 gene encoding 5' exonuclease Apollo-like, which translates to MNGCVIPHTPIAVDFWKVRACPQARVFFLTHLHGDHVTGLTSSWNSPIYCSEVTEQLLLQRYGIKSELIHSLQIGEPEIVYLDEVQQEQMTVTALDANHCPGAVMFLMEGYFGTILHTGDFRYQPGMVHDTVLNKHVGKIDVLYLDNTYCSPRCTFPTREEVTANVINIIESHPNHDILIAMRNLGKETLLSEVALHSKEWIYVPDKFYKTLEIIGAPNVFDCNSSAHRIRVVEFYKVSKKFVERENERGPTIVIMPTAIYTGIDAKPYENLDSVFVVPYSDHSSYTELIEFVSLIRPNQIIPVVKAAARGPFGMNISDRADMSCFKKFIGDNWNRTVQVPMSVQAYMANRNFRATHMDTQKGLKRKSKCNAPSISSKKVKRGVIYDSPKGKCASFASDGQSTDTNKENKMVCANDSEQLELEKLSAKKVLYTGSVKRIGKCDASVSDIDDIESEVYTVKDSSLPPQAKENFNTKENEKQNKDDKSICEKMYFEMPESQGFDFHNQSSGFEEIHAVLDTTCNASVATEKIKDGTSLKGTPQKTRSAKDLLAKENETAFDKMIGCKTYPGSQKKKSSAKICENTTGVEKVADWLISSTEHMGGYVEMTNSVENGKSPEVFLTPAQTPVAHCVNNPDDWKSALESPAQEDGEKIIMKDKLNENKKPDECSGSVEKSYGVNEKENSNEESQSLFVNEHTMGNIGTGRHPRGALQSWSTRSQSVGNKVKPSSVSDYVRKLSFQSNSDKNCSKVHRKSNISDSQEITDKNIFDSNDVRIIETSNEKSKLDRTEKSKGSLKVDKGKSKACGRQKDSVVENDILTSVEEPVVHISQSSNISKISESTLSPNIVLSSEAREAYQKGAKGDVIVVDPEGRNRCNPKSVGLDTFLLMDDSNDDDFVVAVENCEKGNNQKLKAVEQTDIRESEDIDITDQSIDTMDIDSLKSNPSWCQKCELDILITVLTRETELRNKVKYAKAQLCDPKSFIVKGIRKH; encoded by the exons ATGAATGGCTGTGTTATACCGCACACGCCCATAGCGGTGGACTTCTGGAAAGTCCGAGCATGTCCTCAAGCTCGAGTCTTTTTCCTAACTCATCTACATGGTGACCATGTAACAG GTCTGACCTCCTCCTGGAACAGCCCAATCTACTGCTCTGAGGTCACAGAACAGCTGCTACTACAGCGGTATGGCATCAAGTCAGAGCTCATCCATTCCCTACAG ATTGGGGAGCCAGAGATTGTGTACCTGGATGAGGTCCAACAAGAACAGATGACAGTTACAGCCCTGGACGCCAACCACTGCCCAGGGGCTGTCATGTTCCTCATGGAGGGGTACTTCGGCACCATACTGCACACGGGAGACTTCCGGTACCAGCCAGGCATGGTGCATGACACAGTTCTCAACAAACATGTTG GGAAAATAGATGTCTTGTACCTGGACAATACCTACTGTTCCCCACGGTGCACATTCCCAACCAGAGAGGAAGTCACCGCCAATGTCATCAACATCATCGAATCTCATCCTAATCATGATATCCTGATTGCCATGAGAAACTTGGGGAAAGAAACCCTGCTCTCTGAGGTCGCTCTGCACTCCAAAGAGTGGATCTACGTGCCAGACAAATTCTACAAGACTCTAGAAATCATTGGTGCTCCTAATGTGTTTGATTGCAACAGCTCTGCTCATAGAATTAGAGTTGTTGAATTCTATAAAGTTAGTAAAAAGTTTGTTGAAAGGGAAAATGAGAGAGGTCCGACTATTGTCATTATGCCTACCGCTATATATACGGGTATAGATGCAAAGCCATATGAAAACCTTGACTCTGTGTTTGTTGTGCCCTACTCAGACCACAGTTCTTACACTGAACTCATCGAGTTTGTTTCTCTGATTAGGCCAAATCAGATTATACCAGTGGTGAAGGCTGCAGCAAGAGGCCCATTTGGAATGAACATTTCTGACCGTGCTGACATGTCATGCTTCAAGAAGTTTATAGGAGATAACTGGAACAGAACTGTGCAAGTTCCCATGTCTGTCCAAGCTTACATGGCAAACAGGAACTTTCGCGCTACTCACATGGATACACAGAAAGGGTTGAAAAGGAAGTCGAAATGTAATGCTCCAAGTATCTCAAGTAAGAAAGTGAAACGAGGAGTCATTTATGACAGTCCAAAGGGGAAATGTGCCAGTTTTGCTTCGGACGGACAATCCACTGACACTAACAAAGAAAATAAGATGGTTTGTGCTAATGACAGTGAACAGCTGGAACTTGAGAAACTTTCTGCTAAGAAAGTTTTATATACAGGCTCTGTGAAAAGAATTGGGAAATGTGATGCATCCGTCAGTGATATTGATGATATTGAAAGTGAAGTTTATACAGTCAAGGACAGTTCACTACCACCCCAAGCAAAAGAGAATTTCAATACCaaggaaaatgaaaaacagaacaAGGATGACAAAAGCATTTGTgagaaaatgtattttgaaatgccaGAGTCCCAAGGGTTTGACTTTCACAATCAATCCTCTGGTTTTGAAGAGATCCATGCTGTGTTAGATACAACCTGTAATGCCTCTGTCGCTACTGAGAAAATCAAAGATGGCACGTCACTGAAAGGAACACCTCAAAAAACTAGATCTGCAAAGGATCTTTTGGCTAAAGAAAACGAGACCgcatttgataaaatgatagGCTGTAAAACATATCCTGGGAGTCAGAAGAAGAAGTCAAGtgcaaaaatatgtgaaaatacAACAGGAGTTGAAAAAGTGGCAGACTGGCTGATTTCTTCAACAGAGCATATGGGTGGTTATGTTGAAATGACCAATAGTGTGGAAAATGGTAAATCTCCTGAAGTGTTTCTAACTCCAGCACAAACTCCAGTAGCTCACTGTGTCAATAATCCCGATGATTGGAAATCAGCACTGGAAAGTCCTGCTCAGGAAGATGGAGAGAAGATCATCATGAAAGATAagttgaatgaaaacaaaaaaccAGATGAATGTTCAGGCAGTGTGGAAAAGTCTTATGGAgtgaatgaaaaagaaaatagcAATGAAGAGTCACAGTCTTTGTTTGTAAATGAGCACACAATGGGGAATATTGGAACGGGAAGACATCCAAGAGGGGCACTGCAGTCATGGTCAACCAGAAGTCAGTCAGTTGGAAATAAAGTAAAGCCATCATCAGTATCGGATTATGTTAGAAAATTAAGCTTTCAATCTAACAGTGATAAAAATTGTAGTAAAGTTCATAGAAAGAGCAATATATCAGACAGTCAGGAGATTACAGATAAAAACATCTTTGATTCAAATGATGTAAGAATAATTGAGACATCCAATGAAAAGTCAAAATTAGACAGAACGGAGAAGTCAAAAGGATCGTTGAAAGTTGATAAAGGGAAGTCAAAAGCTTGTGGAAGACAGAAAGATTCTGTAGTTGAGAACGATATCTTGACATCTGTTGAAGAGCCAGTAGTTCACATTTCACAGAGCTCAAACATCAGCAAAATAAGTGAGTCCACTCTTTCTCCAAACATTGTCTTGTCAAGTGAGGCGAGAGAGGCCTACCAGAAGGGTGCCAAAGGTGATGTCATTGTTGTGGATCCAGAAGGCCGGAATCGGTGTAACCCCAAAAGTGTTGGATTGGACACATTTCTGCTTATGGATGACagtaatgatgatgattttgttgTAGCAGTGGAAAACTGTGAAAAAGGTAATAATCAGAAACTGAAGGCCGTGGAACAGACAGATATAAGGGAGTCGGAGGACATTGATATAACTGACCAATCCATTGACACCATGGATATAGATAGTTTGAAGTCCAATCCTTCCTGGTGTCAAAAATGTGAACTAGATATATTGATAACGGTCCTGACCAGAGAAACAGAACTTCGAAATAAAGTCAAATATGCAAAGGCTCAGCTTTGTGATCCTAAATCCTTTATTGTTAAAGGAATAAGAAAGCACTGA